The Oleidesulfovibrio alaskensis DSM 16109 nucleotide sequence CGGTGCACAACCCGCTCTGGCAGACCGGCTGGCTGACGCCATTGCCGCCACCCCCGCCGGCACCGGTGCCGGACAGATCGACCCCAATGCGGCTCCCGGCTATCTGGGTATTGCGGGCGCTCCCAACGTCAACCTGATTCTCGGCTTCTTCTGGGCCTGCTGGGTAGGCTGGATTTTCTCCACTGTCGGCGCTTTCGGCGGCATCATGGCAGGTGTGGGCCACATCACCATTTTCGGCTTCGGCAACTACGCTTCCAGCTTCAAGGAAACGTCTCCCGCGCTGAACAAGGTCATCACCGACTCCATCCGCGTGTCCAACCAGTGGCTGGTTGGTACCTCTGCCGGTATGTCTTCCTTCAACTACTGGAAGATGGGCCGTCTGGTGCTGCCCCTCGGTCTGGCGCTGGGCATCGGTTCCGTCATGGGTTCCACCCTTATTCCGTGGCTGACCGCCGGTAAAATTTCACTGAAGTCCTACATCGGTTACTTCGGCCTGTTTGTTCTGTTCCTCGGCTGCTACCTGCTGTACGAAACCTCTCCCAGAGGTCAGGCAGGCAAAAAGGCTGCCAAGGAAGCTGCAAAGGCTTTTGAAGCTTCCATGAAGGCAGAACGCGAAGGCGCAAAGGTTGATACCGCCGCACAGGGCGTCAAGGTTGTCAGCATTTCGCTCAACAGAGTCGTGTTCACATTCTTCGGTGTTGAATTCTCCTTCAACCCCATGGTTCCTGCCATCGGCGGTTTCTTCATCGCCGGCATGGCTTCTTTCCTCGGCGTGGGCGGCGGCTTCCTGCTGGTGCCGTTCCTGACCAGCGTTGCCGGTCTGCCCATGTACCTTGTGGCCGGTACTTCGGCTCTGGCTGTTCTCATCGGCATGGTGACCTCCATCACCACCTACATGCTGGCCGGCGGCACTCCGGTGTTCTGGCAGCTCATCGGTGTTGAACTGGTCGGCATCCTTGTGGGTTCCTTCATCGGTCCCCGTACTTCCAAGTATATCCCCGATGTATGGCTGAAGCGCATCTTCATCGTGCTCGCCTTCTACGTGGGTATCCGCTACGTGACCAAGGGCTTCCTCGGTTACGCCGTACTGCCCCCGTTCTAGCAGACGGGCGGTGCCGCGGCACTGCATGACCCCTGCGGCGGGCGGATAACGCTGCTATCCGCCCGCCTTGTTCCCTCTTCACTTGCCCGTATTTGCCTGTACTGCTGCCCGCAGTGCAGCCGCAGAGCACCCGGTGCGCGAGATGGTTTCCTGCCCCGGAAGCCCGCCCCTCTCGCCGCCGGGACTTTGCTTTTCAGCCGGACCGGCACCGCTGCGACTCTGTTCCGCCATGCGGAGGTGCCGGTTCTGCTGTGCGGGCATGCATATGAATAGGATGACGCACGGCTCCGGCCCTGCTAGTATCGTCCGTAAAGGAGTAGCCCCTGATGGAGTACTGGAATCTGTTTATATTGCTGCTGGATGCCGTTATCATAGCGCCGTACCGCTGGCTGCCGTGGGCAGAACCGGCCTTCTGGCTGGGTACGGCCTGCCTTTCGCTGTGGTGTATCCTGCTGGGCGAATTTTCCGGTGCTCTTGTGTACTTGTGGAACAGAGAGTTCTATGACGGGCAGCAGCGGGAAATGGTGCGCATGCACAATCTTTCGGTGGAAGCTATCCGCCACAAGGATAAAGCCACCTACAAAGCCACAAACCGCTGGGCCAATGAATATTTCGGCAAGGTTTTTTTCAGCGGGGCGGCTTTGTTTGCCGTCAGCCTGTGGCCGGTGCCGTTTGCCATGCACTGGCTTGACGGCAGGTTCCGCGGTGTCGAGCTGTACCATGTTCCGTACGGCGGCTGGGCTCTGGGATATGCTTTTGTATTTTTCATGACGTACATTCCTCTGCGCATCCTGTTTTCACGTGTGCGCGACAGGTTTCCTTTTTTCCGCAGGGTTGCAGGACTGCGCCGCGAATCGGCGGAATCTGCCGGCAAGGTTGTCTCGTGGGGCGAGCTTGCTTCGCCGCAGGCGGGCCATGCCGGAGGACAGGACACTGCATGCAGTGCAGCGGAAAAGAAAACGGACACCGTATAATGCCGCAGCGTGCCGGTTGCGGCTGCGCTGCGCAGGGGCTGACGGAGCGGATATACTGATTCGGACTGAGGGCAGGTGACGGTTTGGAGAACTCAGACAGAAGAAAGGCCGCGCGGGCCGGCGGAGGCGCTCTGTCCGCAGAAGCAGGGG carries:
- a CDS encoding sulfite exporter TauE/SafE family protein → MKNKHLLILGLLGLVILAGAQPALADRLADAIAATPAGTGAGQIDPNAAPGYLGIAGAPNVNLILGFFWACWVGWIFSTVGAFGGIMAGVGHITIFGFGNYASSFKETSPALNKVITDSIRVSNQWLVGTSAGMSSFNYWKMGRLVLPLGLALGIGSVMGSTLIPWLTAGKISLKSYIGYFGLFVLFLGCYLLYETSPRGQAGKKAAKEAAKAFEASMKAEREGAKVDTAAQGVKVVSISLNRVVFTFFGVEFSFNPMVPAIGGFFIAGMASFLGVGGGFLLVPFLTSVAGLPMYLVAGTSALAVLIGMVTSITTYMLAGGTPVFWQLIGVELVGILVGSFIGPRTSKYIPDVWLKRIFIVLAFYVGIRYVTKGFLGYAVLPPF